Proteins encoded by one window of Bactrocera oleae isolate idBacOlea1 chromosome 4, idBacOlea1, whole genome shotgun sequence:
- the wal gene encoding electron transfer flavoprotein subunit alpha, mitochondrial → MFSSNARNLIRSSLINRCKSTLVVAEHNNEALNPITLNTISAAKKIGGDVTVLVAGTKCGPASEALAKVEGVAKVLVAENAAFKGFTPESITPLVLAAQSQFKFTHILAAATAFGKNVLPRVASKLDVSPISEIIDVKSEDTFVRTIYAGNAILTLRSTDPVKVITVRGTNFAPVAATGGSGAIEQAPTGDYASQLSEFVSQELTKSDRPELTGAKVIVSGGRGLKSGDNFKLLYDLADKFGAAVGASRAAVDAGYVPNDLQIGQTGKIVAPQLYIAVGISGAIQHLAGMKDSKTIVAINKDAEAPIFQVADIGLVADLFKAVPELTGKL, encoded by the exons ATGTTCAGTTCCAATGCAAGGAATCTTATTCGCAGCAGTTTG ATCAACCGCTGCAAAAGCACCTTGGTGGTTGCTGAGCATAATAATGAAGCACTAAATCCGATTACATTAAACACCATCTCAGCGGCAAAGAAGATCGGTGGTGATGTCACAGTATTGGTAGCTGGTACCAAATGTGGTCCG GCATCTGAAGCACTTGCCAAGGTCGAAGGTGTTGCTAAAGTGTTGGTGGCGGAGAACGCAGCTTTCAAGGGTTTCACTCCGGAATCTATCACACCACTAGTGCTGGCAGCTCAATCGCAATTCAAGTTTACACATATATTGGCGGCGGCCACAGCCTTCGGAAAAAATGTACTTCCACGCGTAGCATCTAAATTGGATGTTTCGCCTATTTCAGAAATTATTGATGTAAAAAGCGAAGACACTTTTGTGCGTACTATTTACGCTGGTAACGCCATATTGACGCTACGCTCCACAGATCCCGTTAAAGTAATAACTGTACGTGGTACGAATTTCGCACCTGTCGCTGCTACTGGTGGCAGCGGTGCCATTGAACAGGCACCAACTGGAGATTATGCCTCCCAATTGAGTGAATTTGTTTCGCAAGAACTCACTAAGTCGGACCGTCCAGAGTTGACTGGTGCCAAAGTGATTGTATCTGGTGGACGTGGTTTGAAATCTGGTGATAACTTTAAACTACTTTATGACTTGGCTGACAAATTTGGTGCTGCTGTAGGTGCTTCTCGTGCCGCCGTTGATGCTGGTTATGTGCCCAACGATCTGCAAATTGGTCAAACAGGCAAAATTGTTGCACCACAGTTATATATCGCTGTCGGCATCTCAGGCGCCATACAGCACTTGGCTGGCATGAAGGACTCTAAAACAATAGTGGCTATAAACAAAGATGCCGAAGCACCAATTTTCCAAGTGGCAGATATTGGATTAGTGGCAGATCTTTTCAAAGCTGTGCCAGAATTAACAGGGAAATTGTAA
- the LOC106616842 gene encoding uncharacterized protein isoform X3 — protein sequence MARSIPDRWLNYTPMGQRVEGTRFIAFKVPLREAVNENVEEQRRLDVTILLKSIPNLGMIIDLTNTSRYYTPDCFVNKGLEYNKLMIPGHHIPPPYLVHRFKKLVFDFLNKNAGNDKLIGVHCTHGVNRTGYLICNYMISELDVKPEDAIDTSSKKPISTQELKLPPSPNDLDRRARFERALSWPATQELKLAPSPKHFDRRDRFERIRQDANMQQQRITSAANAAAASPARQLLDNSFANSQRNERNYSSRYVNTSRHLNQGGASYPYPNRQHHDTIRANYNQYVDYAQNNYRYEDSTYQRRYELNKRLPQSSKHRNHPYRRI from the exons ATGGCACGTTCAATACCGGATAG ATGGCTTAACTATACTCCAATGGGTCAACGGGTTGAAGGGACACGGTTTATTGCATTTAAAGTGCCGCTTCGCGAG GCGGTTAATGAAAATGTGGAGGAACAGCGTCGACTCGATGTAACAATTTTACTGAAATCAATACCGAACTTGGGTATGATTATAGATCTGACGAACACTTCACGTTATTATACGCCAGAT TGCTTTGTAAATAAGGGCTTGGAGTACAATAAATTAATGATACCTGGCCATCATATACCACCGCCATATTTGGTTCATCG CTTCAAAAAActggtttttgattttttaaataaaaatgcgggTAACG ATAAACTTATTGGTGTTCATTGTACACATGGCGTCAATCGTACTGGCTACTTGATTTGCAATTATATGATATCTGAGCTAGATGTGAAACCCGAAGATGCAATAGACA CGTCTAGCAAGAAACCAATCTCAACTCAAGAACTTAAATTACCGCCGTCACCCAATGACCTCGACAGGCGCGCTCGTTTCGAACGAGCACTTTCATGGCCCGCAACGCAGGAGCTTAAATTAGCGCCGTCACCGAAGCATTTCGATAGGCGCGATCGTTTCGAACGTATACGACAGGATgcaaatatgcaacaacaacgcaTCACCAGTGCTGCCAATGCTGCAGCAGCAAGTCCAGCGCGCCAATTGTTGGATAACAGCTTTGCCAATTCACAGCGAAATGAGCGCAACTATAGCAGTCGTTATGTAAATACTAGCAGACATTTGAATCAAG GTGGTGCAAGCTATCCCTATCCTAATCGCCAACACCATGACACAATACGTGCGAATTATAACCAATACGTTGATTATGCGCAGAACAATTACCGTTATGAGGACAGCACATATCAGAGGCGTTATGAACTGAACAAACGTTTGCCACAAAGCAGTAAACATCGCAATCATCCATATCGGCGCATATAG
- the LOC106616842 gene encoding RNA/RNP complex-1-interacting phosphatase isoform X1, with product MARSIPDRWLNYTPMGQRVEGTRFIAFKVPLREAVNENVEEQRRLDVTILLKSIPNLGMIIDLTNTSRYYTPDCFVNKGLEYNKLMIPGHHIPPPYLVHRFKKLVFDFLNKNAGNDKLIGVHCTHGVNRTGYLICNYMISELDVKPEDAIDKFNHSRGHKIERKNYLDSLYDLTKAAQNANSTESNYNALKPDTKSLIEASSKKPISTQELKLPPSPNDLDRRARFERALSWPATQELKLAPSPKHFDRRDRFERIRQDANMQQQRITSAANAAAASPARQLLDNSFANSQRNERNYSSRYVNTSRHLNQGGASYPYPNRQHHDTIRANYNQYVDYAQNNYRYEDSTYQRRYELNKRLPQSSKHRNHPYRRI from the exons ATGGCACGTTCAATACCGGATAG ATGGCTTAACTATACTCCAATGGGTCAACGGGTTGAAGGGACACGGTTTATTGCATTTAAAGTGCCGCTTCGCGAG GCGGTTAATGAAAATGTGGAGGAACAGCGTCGACTCGATGTAACAATTTTACTGAAATCAATACCGAACTTGGGTATGATTATAGATCTGACGAACACTTCACGTTATTATACGCCAGAT TGCTTTGTAAATAAGGGCTTGGAGTACAATAAATTAATGATACCTGGCCATCATATACCACCGCCATATTTGGTTCATCG CTTCAAAAAActggtttttgattttttaaataaaaatgcgggTAACG ATAAACTTATTGGTGTTCATTGTACACATGGCGTCAATCGTACTGGCTACTTGATTTGCAATTATATGATATCTGAGCTAGATGTGAAACCCGAAGATGCAATAGACA AATTTAATCATTCGCGCGGTCATAAGATCGAACGGAAAAACTATTTAGATTCGCTTTATGATTTAACAAAAGCTGCACAAAATGCCAACAGCACCGAAAGTAACTATAACGCGTTAAAACCAGATACCAAATCTTTAATTGAAGCGTCTAGCAAGAAACCAATCTCAACTCAAGAACTTAAATTACCGCCGTCACCCAATGACCTCGACAGGCGCGCTCGTTTCGAACGAGCACTTTCATGGCCCGCAACGCAGGAGCTTAAATTAGCGCCGTCACCGAAGCATTTCGATAGGCGCGATCGTTTCGAACGTATACGACAGGATgcaaatatgcaacaacaacgcaTCACCAGTGCTGCCAATGCTGCAGCAGCAAGTCCAGCGCGCCAATTGTTGGATAACAGCTTTGCCAATTCACAGCGAAATGAGCGCAACTATAGCAGTCGTTATGTAAATACTAGCAGACATTTGAATCAAG GTGGTGCAAGCTATCCCTATCCTAATCGCCAACACCATGACACAATACGTGCGAATTATAACCAATACGTTGATTATGCGCAGAACAATTACCGTTATGAGGACAGCACATATCAGAGGCGTTATGAACTGAACAAACGTTTGCCACAAAGCAGTAAACATCGCAATCATCCATATCGGCGCATATAG
- the LOC106616842 gene encoding RNA/RNP complex-1-interacting phosphatase homolog isoform X2, with protein MARSIPDRWLNYTPMGQRVEGTRFIAFKVPLREAVNENVEEQRRLDVTILLKSIPNLGMIIDLTNTSRYYTPDCFVNKGLEYNKLMIPGHHIPPPYLVHRFKKLVFDFLNKNAGNDKLIGVHCTHGVNRTGYLICNYMISELDVKPEDAIDKFNHSRGHKIERKNYLDSLYDLTKAAQNANSTETSSKKPISTQELKLPPSPNDLDRRARFERALSWPATQELKLAPSPKHFDRRDRFERIRQDANMQQQRITSAANAAAASPARQLLDNSFANSQRNERNYSSRYVNTSRHLNQGGASYPYPNRQHHDTIRANYNQYVDYAQNNYRYEDSTYQRRYELNKRLPQSSKHRNHPYRRI; from the exons ATGGCACGTTCAATACCGGATAG ATGGCTTAACTATACTCCAATGGGTCAACGGGTTGAAGGGACACGGTTTATTGCATTTAAAGTGCCGCTTCGCGAG GCGGTTAATGAAAATGTGGAGGAACAGCGTCGACTCGATGTAACAATTTTACTGAAATCAATACCGAACTTGGGTATGATTATAGATCTGACGAACACTTCACGTTATTATACGCCAGAT TGCTTTGTAAATAAGGGCTTGGAGTACAATAAATTAATGATACCTGGCCATCATATACCACCGCCATATTTGGTTCATCG CTTCAAAAAActggtttttgattttttaaataaaaatgcgggTAACG ATAAACTTATTGGTGTTCATTGTACACATGGCGTCAATCGTACTGGCTACTTGATTTGCAATTATATGATATCTGAGCTAGATGTGAAACCCGAAGATGCAATAGACA AATTTAATCATTCGCGCGGTCATAAGATCGAACGGAAAAACTATTTAGATTCGCTTTATGATTTAACAAAAGCTGCACAAAATGCCAACAGCACCGAAA CGTCTAGCAAGAAACCAATCTCAACTCAAGAACTTAAATTACCGCCGTCACCCAATGACCTCGACAGGCGCGCTCGTTTCGAACGAGCACTTTCATGGCCCGCAACGCAGGAGCTTAAATTAGCGCCGTCACCGAAGCATTTCGATAGGCGCGATCGTTTCGAACGTATACGACAGGATgcaaatatgcaacaacaacgcaTCACCAGTGCTGCCAATGCTGCAGCAGCAAGTCCAGCGCGCCAATTGTTGGATAACAGCTTTGCCAATTCACAGCGAAATGAGCGCAACTATAGCAGTCGTTATGTAAATACTAGCAGACATTTGAATCAAG GTGGTGCAAGCTATCCCTATCCTAATCGCCAACACCATGACACAATACGTGCGAATTATAACCAATACGTTGATTATGCGCAGAACAATTACCGTTATGAGGACAGCACATATCAGAGGCGTTATGAACTGAACAAACGTTTGCCACAAAGCAGTAAACATCGCAATCATCCATATCGGCGCATATAG